In Felis catus isolate Fca126 chromosome A2, F.catus_Fca126_mat1.0, whole genome shotgun sequence, the following proteins share a genomic window:
- the LOC101086209 gene encoding olfactory receptor-like protein OLF4 codes for MELSNKTQISEFFLLGFSEEPELQPLIFGLFLSMYLITVFGNLLILLAVSSDSRLHTPMYFFLANLSFVDICFTSTTVPKMLWNIQTQSKVITYAGCITQMNFFVTFAGMDDFLLAVMAYDRFVAICHPLQYTVIMNPRLCGLLVLVSWIMSVLYSLLQTLMVLRLSFCTEVEIPHFFCELNQMIQLACSDAFLNDMMMYFATVLLGGAPLAGVLYSYSKIVSSIRSISSALGKYKAFSTCASHLSVVSLFYCTGLGVYLSSAATQSSHSSATASVMYTVVTPMLNPFIYSLRNRDIKGALRRFSAMAAIKGLIALG; via the coding sequence ATGGAATTGAGcaacaaaacacaaatttcagaattttttcttctgggattttcAGAAGAACCAGAACTGCAGCCCCTCATATTTGGGCTTTTCCTCTCCATGTACCTGATCACTGTGTTTGGGAACCTGCTCATCCTCCTGGCCGTCAGCTCTGACTCCcgcctccacacccccatgtacttcttcctggccaACCTGTCCTTTGTAGACATTTGCTTCACCTCCACCACCGTCCCGAAGATGCTCTGGAACATCCAGACCCAGAGCAAAGTCATAACCTATGCAGGCTGCATCACACAAATGAACTTTTTCGTAACCTTTGCAGGGATGGACGACTTTCTCCTGGCTGTGATGGCCTATGACAGGTTTGTGGCCATCTGCCACCCCCTGCAATACACGGTCATCATGAACCCCCGGCTCTGTGGACTGCTGGTTCTGGTGTCCTGGATCATGAGTGTTCTGTATTCCTTGTTACAAACCTTAATGGTGTTGCGGCTGTCCTTCTGTACAGAGGTGGAAATCCCCCACTTTTTCTGTGAACTCAATCAGATGATCCAACTTGCCTGTTCTGACGCCTTTCTTAATGACATGATGATGTATTTTGCAACTGTGCTGCTGGGTGGTGCTCCCCTGGCTGGGGTCCTTTACTCTTATTCTAAGATAGTTTCCTCCATACGTAGCATCTCATCAGCTCTGGGCAAGTATAAGGCATTTTCTACCTGTGCATCTCACCTCTCGGTTGTCTCTCTATTTTATTGTACTGGCCTGGGAGTGTACCTCAGCTCTGCTGCTACCCAGAGCTCACACTCAAGTGCCACAGCCTCGGTGATGTACACAGTGGTCACgcccatgctgaaccccttcatctacagcctgaggaacagaGACATAAAGGGCGCTCTGAGGAGATTCTCTGCAATGGCAGCTATAAAAGGGCTAATTGCCTTGGGCTGA